A region from the Sandaracinus amylolyticus genome encodes:
- a CDS encoding SDR family NAD(P)-dependent oxidoreductase, whose protein sequence is MTKTVLVTGATSGFGRATVERFVGAGWRAVACGRRAERLDALVAALGGSRVHPCAFDVRDEGAMRAAIAALPDGFRDVDVLVNNAGLALGTAPAQRADLAQWKQMIDTNVTALATLTHILLPRLIERRGVIVNVSSVAATYPYVGGNVYGGTKAFVSQLSLGLRSDLHGTGVRVTTIEPGLAETEFTLVRTSGDQAASDALYAGTSPITGEDVAETIWWVANLPPHLNVNRLEVMPVSQSFAGFQIHRAK, encoded by the coding sequence ATGACGAAGACGGTGCTGGTGACGGGCGCGACCTCGGGCTTCGGGCGCGCGACGGTGGAGCGCTTCGTGGGCGCGGGCTGGCGGGCCGTCGCGTGCGGACGGCGCGCGGAGCGGCTCGACGCGCTGGTCGCCGCGCTCGGCGGGTCGCGGGTCCACCCGTGCGCGTTCGACGTGCGCGACGAGGGCGCGATGCGCGCCGCGATCGCCGCGCTGCCCGACGGGTTCCGCGACGTCGACGTGCTCGTGAACAACGCCGGCCTCGCGCTCGGGACCGCGCCCGCGCAGCGCGCCGATCTCGCGCAGTGGAAGCAGATGATCGACACGAACGTGACCGCGCTCGCGACGCTGACCCACATCCTCTTGCCGAGGCTGATCGAGCGTCGCGGCGTGATCGTGAACGTCAGCTCGGTCGCGGCGACGTATCCGTACGTCGGCGGCAACGTCTACGGCGGGACGAAGGCGTTCGTCTCGCAGCTCTCGCTCGGGCTCCGCTCCGACCTGCACGGCACCGGCGTGCGCGTGACCACGATCGAGCCCGGCCTCGCGGAGACGGAGTTCACGCTGGTGCGCACGAGCGGCGACCAGGCCGCGTCCGACGCGCTCTACGCGGGCACGAGCCCGATCACCGGCGAGGACGTCGCCGAGACGATCTGGTGGGTCGCGAACCTGCCGCCGCACCTCAACGTGAACCGCCTCGAGGTGATGCCGGTGAGCCAGTCGTTCGCGGGGTTCCAGATCCACCGCGCGAAGTGA
- a CDS encoding serine/threonine-protein kinase: MSAVGRRIDRYVIEAELDAGGFGQVFRARHGVTGRAVALKLLHPSREASLDVVERFLREARILSAISSPHVVQVLDAGISDDRKIFLAMELLEGESLAKRIQRAGPLPMRDAITVARQMLAGLSAAHAAGVVHRDLKPGNVFLARGHDGSETAKVLDFGISKSRARGDESVITMTGAVLGTPHYMAPEQLHGARDVDGRADLYALAVCLYEMLSGRLPYSATTIDGLIAQRLSEPPTPLATHAPHLPRALLTIIDRGLARDPDARFRTPAELDAALTTLEMAALPPTTPPAMLAPSPVSTRPIPGASPYASHRPAPSIGASAVMMPSPISASGARSVGPAPSHAIAAPAAPARNGLLLVMLGGALVVIVLLVLALAGVTAAFVWSRSSAPAPVVVTPAPTPAPPAAVDPIPEDPARWNVPTATPTPAPVAGATRVWVDDVLGDVDGAALDRLAARATPALERCRSGQAQDVVVQIFVNRGGDIPIAQAHPVRPHGDGSTARCVARALRDAGPLDHEDSDGIVTFAAHVAP, translated from the coding sequence ATGTCCGCGGTCGGGCGAAGGATCGATCGGTACGTCATCGAGGCAGAGCTCGACGCGGGCGGCTTCGGGCAGGTCTTCCGTGCGCGCCACGGCGTGACCGGGCGCGCGGTCGCGCTGAAGCTGCTGCACCCGTCGCGCGAGGCGTCGCTCGACGTGGTGGAGCGCTTCCTGCGCGAGGCGCGGATCCTGTCCGCGATCAGCTCGCCGCACGTGGTCCAGGTGCTCGACGCGGGCATCAGCGACGACCGGAAGATCTTCCTCGCGATGGAGCTGCTCGAGGGCGAGTCGCTCGCGAAGCGCATCCAGCGCGCCGGGCCGCTTCCGATGCGCGACGCGATCACGGTCGCGCGCCAGATGCTCGCGGGGCTCTCGGCGGCGCACGCAGCGGGCGTGGTGCACCGCGATCTGAAGCCCGGCAACGTGTTCCTCGCGCGCGGGCACGACGGCAGCGAGACCGCGAAGGTGCTCGACTTCGGGATCAGCAAGTCGCGAGCGCGCGGTGACGAGAGCGTGATCACGATGACCGGCGCGGTGCTCGGCACGCCGCACTACATGGCGCCCGAGCAGCTGCACGGCGCGCGCGACGTCGACGGGCGCGCCGACCTCTACGCGCTCGCGGTCTGCCTCTACGAGATGCTCTCGGGGCGACTGCCGTACAGCGCGACCACGATCGACGGGCTGATCGCGCAGCGCCTCAGCGAGCCGCCCACCCCGCTCGCGACGCACGCGCCGCACCTGCCGAGGGCGCTGCTCACGATCATCGACCGCGGGCTCGCGCGCGACCCCGACGCGCGCTTCCGGACGCCCGCGGAGCTCGACGCAGCGCTCACCACGCTCGAGATGGCGGCGCTGCCGCCGACCACGCCCCCGGCGATGCTCGCGCCGAGCCCGGTGTCGACGCGGCCGATCCCGGGCGCGTCGCCCTACGCGTCGCACCGGCCCGCGCCGTCGATCGGCGCGTCCGCGGTGATGATGCCCTCGCCGATCAGCGCGTCGGGCGCGCGCTCGGTCGGGCCGGCGCCCTCGCACGCGATCGCGGCGCCCGCCGCGCCGGCGCGCAACGGGCTGCTGCTCGTGATGCTCGGCGGCGCGCTGGTGGTGATCGTGCTGCTCGTGCTCGCGCTCGCGGGGGTCACGGCGGCGTTCGTGTGGTCGCGCTCGAGCGCACCGGCGCCGGTGGTCGTGACACCGGCACCGACGCCGGCGCCGCCCGCGGCGGTCGATCCGATCCCGGAGGATCCCGCGCGGTGGAACGTGCCGACCGCGACGCCCACGCCGGCGCCGGTCGCGGGGGCGACGCGCGTGTGGGTCGACGACGTGCTCGGCGACGTCGACGGCGCCGCGCTCGATCGCCTCGCGGCGCGCGCGACGCCCGCGCTCGAGCGGTGCCGGAGCGGGCAGGCGCAGGACGTCGTCGTGCAGATCTTCGTGAACCGCGGCGGCGACATCCCGATCGCCCAGGCGCACCCGGTGCGGCCGCACGGGGACGGCTCGACCGCGCGCTGCGTCGCGCGCGCGCTGCGCGACGCCGGCCCGCTCGATCACGAAGACAGCGACGGCATCGTGACGTTCGCGGCGCACGTCGCGCCGTGA
- a CDS encoding metallophosphoesterase, which produces MRISPRRLIVFLGVVGSVSALLHGYAWLRLFRDPAWGAPWELLGGVALAVLGVLVPAAILSARTVRPSIATPLAWLGYSWLGTIFYLDVLLLPIDLARVLLAAVDPDGAPFLGARWVAATATVGALSLVAAGIARVRRGPVLREVDVPIEGLPAALEGFRIVQLSDVHVGPTIDRAFVERLVARTNALAPDVIAITGDLVDGSVAALARGVAPLSELRARHGVFFVTGNHEYFSGADAWARHVATLGARVLRNEHDVIDHDGAALVVAGIDDVIAPHFGDRSDVELALEGAPEGVPVVLLAHQPRSIDAAARAGVALQLSGHTHGGQMQPFGLLVKLEQPFLSGLHRVARTWLWVSEGTGYWGPPLRVGSRSEISVVRLVAAR; this is translated from the coding sequence ATGCGGATCTCACCGCGGCGGTTGATCGTGTTCCTCGGGGTCGTCGGCAGCGTGAGCGCGCTGCTCCACGGCTACGCGTGGCTGCGCCTGTTCCGCGATCCCGCGTGGGGCGCGCCGTGGGAGCTGCTCGGCGGCGTCGCGCTCGCGGTGCTCGGCGTGCTCGTGCCCGCCGCGATCCTCTCGGCGCGCACCGTGCGCCCGTCGATCGCGACCCCGCTCGCGTGGCTCGGGTACTCGTGGCTCGGCACGATCTTCTATCTCGACGTGCTGCTGCTCCCGATCGATCTCGCCCGCGTGCTGCTCGCGGCGGTCGATCCCGACGGCGCGCCGTTCCTCGGCGCACGCTGGGTCGCGGCGACCGCGACGGTCGGCGCGCTCTCGCTCGTCGCCGCGGGCATCGCGCGGGTGCGCCGCGGTCCCGTGCTGCGCGAGGTCGACGTGCCGATCGAGGGGCTTCCGGCAGCGCTCGAGGGGTTCCGCATCGTGCAGCTCAGCGACGTGCACGTCGGGCCCACGATCGATCGCGCGTTCGTCGAGCGCCTCGTCGCGCGCACCAACGCGCTCGCGCCGGACGTGATCGCGATCACCGGCGACCTCGTCGACGGCTCGGTCGCGGCGCTCGCGCGCGGGGTCGCGCCGCTCTCCGAGCTGCGCGCGCGCCACGGCGTGTTCTTCGTCACCGGCAACCACGAGTACTTCTCCGGCGCCGACGCGTGGGCGCGCCACGTCGCGACGCTCGGCGCGCGCGTGCTGCGCAACGAGCACGACGTGATCGATCACGACGGCGCCGCGCTGGTGGTCGCGGGGATCGACGACGTGATCGCGCCGCACTTCGGGGATCGCTCCGACGTGGAGCTCGCCCTCGAGGGCGCGCCCGAGGGCGTGCCGGTCGTGCTGCTCGCGCACCAGCCGCGGAGCATCGACGCCGCGGCGCGCGCCGGGGTCGCGCTGCAGCTCTCGGGACACACGCACGGCGGTCAGATGCAGCCGTTCGGGCTGCTCGTGAAGCTCGAGCAGCCGTTCCTCTCGGGCCTGCATCGCGTCGCGCGCACGTGGCTGTGGGTCAGCGAGGGCACCGGATATTGGGGCCCGCCCCTGCGCGTGGGCTCGCGATCGGAGATCAGCGTCGTGCGGCTCGTCGCCGCGCGCTGA
- a CDS encoding YfbM family protein encodes MSGRGVLFAVDDDTLARLGDASSDAEVRAIVSELEERWDPATTCELDKAWDAIHRALTDGRLSFGNGAPPLSWTILGGRRLHDGDELIVTVKAPDQVQRIARALGGWDRAKLRAAYYRIPKQDYGDLDEEDLEYVWAYFSKMLELWKDAAREERGVVFSVEP; translated from the coding sequence ATGAGCGGACGCGGCGTGCTCTTCGCGGTCGACGACGACACCCTCGCGCGCCTGGGCGACGCGAGCTCGGACGCCGAGGTGCGCGCCATCGTGAGCGAGCTCGAGGAGCGCTGGGATCCAGCGACGACGTGCGAGCTCGACAAGGCGTGGGACGCAATCCACCGCGCGCTCACCGACGGTCGTCTCTCGTTCGGCAACGGCGCGCCGCCGCTCTCGTGGACGATCCTCGGAGGCCGCCGCCTGCACGACGGCGACGAGCTCATCGTGACGGTGAAGGCGCCCGATCAGGTGCAGCGCATCGCGCGGGCGCTCGGGGGCTGGGATCGCGCGAAGCTGCGCGCCGCGTACTACCGGATCCCGAAGCAGGACTACGGCGATCTCGACGAAGAAGATCTCGAGTACGTGTGGGCGTACTTCTCGAAGATGCTGGAGCTCTGGAAAGACGCCGCGCGCGAAGAGCGCGGCGTCGTGTTCAGCGTGGAGCCGTGA
- a CDS encoding NADP-dependent oxidoreductase yields the protein MTTTHQRILLASRPKAEASTANFELVEAPLDEHLDEGQVLVKHHFLSLDPYMRGRMSDAKSYAAPQPLGEVMVGGTAGEVLASRDRRFAAGDLVVGMGGWQTHAKVSASTLRKVDTSRVPLSAYLGAVGMPGVTAWYGLTQIIAPKPGATVVVSAASGAVGSVVGQLAKARGCRAVGIAGGPEKCGYVRDELGFDACVDYKEHRDLQSLSRAIAEACPDGVDGLFENVGGMVMDAVMVRTSPFARVAVCGMIAGYDGQPIPMAFPQLILTNRLRVEGFIVSEHPEHWPAALKELGELVATGKLKYRETIAKGLSSAPEAFLGMLKGKNFGKQLVDLR from the coding sequence ATGACCACGACCCACCAGCGCATCCTCCTCGCGTCTCGCCCGAAGGCCGAGGCGTCGACCGCGAACTTCGAGCTCGTCGAGGCACCGCTCGACGAGCACCTCGACGAAGGACAGGTGCTGGTGAAGCACCACTTCCTCTCGCTCGATCCCTACATGCGCGGCCGCATGAGCGACGCGAAGAGCTACGCGGCGCCCCAGCCGCTCGGCGAGGTGATGGTCGGCGGCACCGCCGGCGAGGTGCTCGCGTCGCGCGATCGACGCTTCGCGGCGGGCGACCTCGTGGTCGGCATGGGCGGCTGGCAGACCCACGCGAAGGTGAGCGCGAGCACGCTGCGCAAGGTGGACACGTCGCGGGTGCCGCTCTCGGCGTACCTCGGCGCGGTGGGCATGCCCGGGGTGACCGCGTGGTACGGGCTCACGCAGATCATCGCGCCGAAGCCGGGCGCGACGGTCGTGGTGAGCGCGGCGAGCGGCGCGGTGGGGAGCGTCGTGGGGCAGCTCGCGAAGGCGCGCGGGTGCCGCGCGGTGGGCATCGCGGGCGGCCCGGAGAAGTGCGGCTACGTGCGCGACGAGCTCGGCTTCGACGCGTGCGTCGACTACAAGGAGCACCGCGACCTGCAGTCGCTCTCGCGCGCGATCGCCGAGGCGTGCCCCGACGGAGTCGACGGGCTCTTCGAGAACGTCGGCGGGATGGTGATGGACGCGGTGATGGTGCGGACGAGCCCGTTCGCGCGCGTCGCGGTGTGCGGGATGATCGCGGGCTACGACGGACAGCCGATCCCGATGGCGTTCCCCCAGCTCATCCTGACGAACCGGCTGCGCGTGGAGGGCTTCATCGTGAGCGAGCACCCGGAGCACTGGCCCGCCGCGCTGAAGGAGCTCGGCGAGCTCGTCGCGACCGGGAAGCTGAAGTACCGGGAGACGATCGCGAAGGGCCTGTCGTCGGCGCCCGAGGCGTTCCTCGGCATGCTGAAGGGCAAGAACTTCGGCAAGCAGCTCGTGGATCTGCGGTGA
- a CDS encoding APC family permease, which translates to MRASAVQQALITTVKYAGVLLLAVLGLLAPLVAGAEVPVPADPPAFASAPTAAGVFAALVAAMWAYDGWADLSSLAGETRDPSRTLPRALVLGTLAVGVAYLLANLGYARVLGVEGLRRSTDGSGMAAAHLATLTLGAAGRALLASLVLVSCVGGCMASLLTNSRTFVPMATDGVFVEWLGRVWARTGVPANAIVVGAILGAAYVSSRSFEQLTNAFVVGYFPFYALAVLGLFRMRAKEPDLPRPFRVPLHPLPAIVFLVGAACVMAGAATGLDGSSVIAAVVIAAGVPVSFVWLRAGRPAG; encoded by the coding sequence GTGCGCGCGTCCGCGGTGCAGCAGGCGCTGATCACGACCGTGAAGTACGCGGGCGTGCTGCTGCTGGCGGTGCTCGGTCTGCTCGCGCCGCTGGTCGCGGGCGCCGAGGTGCCGGTGCCCGCCGACCCGCCCGCGTTCGCGTCCGCGCCGACCGCCGCGGGCGTGTTCGCCGCGCTCGTCGCCGCGATGTGGGCCTACGACGGGTGGGCCGATCTCTCGAGCCTCGCCGGCGAGACCCGCGACCCGTCGCGCACGCTCCCGCGGGCGCTCGTCCTCGGGACGCTCGCGGTGGGCGTCGCGTACCTGCTCGCGAACCTCGGCTATGCGCGCGTGCTCGGCGTCGAAGGTCTGCGACGGTCGACCGACGGCAGCGGCATGGCCGCGGCGCACCTCGCGACGCTCACGCTGGGCGCCGCCGGGCGCGCGCTGCTCGCGTCGCTCGTGCTCGTCTCGTGCGTCGGCGGGTGCATGGCGTCGCTGCTCACCAACTCGCGCACCTTCGTCCCGATGGCGACCGACGGCGTGTTCGTCGAGTGGCTCGGTCGCGTGTGGGCGCGCACCGGCGTCCCCGCGAACGCGATCGTGGTCGGCGCGATCCTCGGCGCGGCCTACGTGAGCTCGCGCTCGTTCGAGCAGCTGACGAACGCGTTCGTCGTCGGCTACTTCCCGTTCTACGCGCTGGCGGTGCTCGGCCTCTTCCGGATGCGCGCGAAGGAGCCGGACCTGCCGCGCCCGTTCCGCGTCCCGCTCCACCCGCTGCCCGCGATCGTGTTCCTGGTCGGCGCAGCGTGCGTGATGGCCGGCGCCGCGACGGGGCTCGACGGCTCGAGCGTCATCGCCGCCGTGGTGATCGCCGCGGGCGTGCCGGTCTCGTTCGTGTGGCTGCGCGCCGGTCGCCCGGCGGGCTGA
- a CDS encoding YwqG family protein, which yields MRLELPAEIEAVRERIEASIAPCLFLSPAEDGELTRTRLGGAPLLPPGVAWPRSDRGPLSFVGQLDFRELQHAAQKCAAVRELDVALPTDGVLSLFYDVEEQPWGYDPAHASGFALVYAPDPARAVDVEPPEGAIPFDEEPLVAGAGLTLPWPDDRAYASLEITGEAAERTYRDYVERFSLAQGRGIPALRQQVGGHAQWLQRDGRITAELASSGVHAGGDPRTWRSADLRRAESEAQSWRLLWQLKPEDDRFTWVDLGTLYVLIRDEDLRAQRFERAWVVFQSG from the coding sequence ATGCGGCTCGAGCTCCCCGCCGAGATCGAAGCGGTCCGCGAACGCATCGAAGCCTCGATCGCCCCCTGCCTCTTCTTGAGCCCCGCCGAGGACGGCGAGCTCACACGCACCCGGCTCGGCGGTGCGCCGCTGCTCCCGCCGGGCGTCGCGTGGCCGCGCTCGGATCGCGGGCCGCTGAGCTTCGTGGGCCAGCTCGACTTCCGCGAGCTGCAGCACGCCGCGCAGAAGTGCGCGGCGGTGCGCGAGCTCGACGTCGCGCTGCCGACCGACGGCGTGCTCTCGCTCTTCTACGACGTCGAGGAGCAGCCCTGGGGCTACGACCCCGCGCACGCGTCGGGCTTCGCGCTCGTCTACGCGCCCGATCCGGCGCGCGCCGTCGACGTCGAGCCGCCCGAGGGCGCGATCCCGTTCGACGAGGAGCCCCTGGTCGCAGGCGCAGGGCTCACGCTGCCGTGGCCCGACGATCGCGCGTACGCGTCGCTCGAGATCACCGGCGAGGCGGCGGAGCGCACGTACCGCGACTACGTCGAGCGCTTCTCGCTCGCGCAGGGTCGCGGCATCCCGGCGCTGCGCCAGCAGGTCGGCGGTCACGCGCAGTGGCTTCAGCGCGACGGGCGCATCACCGCGGAGCTCGCGTCGAGCGGCGTGCACGCGGGCGGCGATCCGCGCACGTGGCGCAGCGCGGATCTCCGGCGCGCCGAGTCCGAGGCGCAGAGCTGGCGACTCCTGTGGCAGCTGAAGCCCGAGGACGACCGCTTCACGTGGGTCGATCTCGGGACGCTCTACGTGCTGATCCGCGACGAGGACCTGCGCGCGCAGCGCTTCGAGCGCGCGTGGGTGGTCTTCCAGAGCGGGTAG
- a CDS encoding flavin monoamine oxidase family protein: protein MTGAALASVPPVTSAQVVVIGAGAAGLAAAETLREAGCHVLVLEARDRIGGRIWTHHEPSLRAPIELGAEWVHGEAPGTRALAARAGAEIVDVRGQALRAHDGHVTDGSSYWRRVQRVMSSLDARRVPDGPVGEGIDRAEVDEDARVEARRYVESFHAADLATASERAIARAEAVEGRGTPARTATGYDTIVRTLAASLGRDALRLGAQVRCVSWSRGRVGVALDGGPPIGARAAVIAVPIGVLRARALVIDPEPPRVRRGLDAIEPGHAVRVTLALRRPIGELVQHPDATFVFTDDDALPVWWTPHPLDAPLVVGWRGGPAARALLAGGLDVLEARAIVALQRMLGTTARDARALVERVWAHDWSGDPFALGAYSFVRAGGIDAADAMGGVIDGTIVVAGEHVAGGSIGTVEGAIASGRRAAGELLRALGASVEVAPRAP, encoded by the coding sequence GTGACGGGCGCGGCGCTTGCGAGCGTCCCACCCGTGACCTCGGCCCAAGTGGTGGTGATCGGTGCAGGCGCGGCGGGCCTCGCAGCGGCCGAGACGCTGCGCGAGGCGGGGTGCCACGTCCTGGTGCTCGAGGCGCGCGATCGGATCGGTGGACGCATCTGGACGCACCACGAGCCCTCGCTGCGCGCGCCGATCGAGCTCGGCGCGGAGTGGGTGCACGGCGAGGCGCCAGGGACGCGCGCGCTCGCGGCACGTGCGGGCGCCGAGATCGTCGACGTGCGCGGCCAAGCGCTCCGGGCGCACGACGGACACGTCACCGATGGCTCGTCGTACTGGCGTCGCGTGCAGCGGGTGATGTCGTCGCTCGATGCGCGGCGCGTGCCCGACGGGCCGGTGGGCGAGGGCATCGATCGCGCCGAGGTCGACGAGGACGCGCGCGTCGAGGCGCGGCGCTACGTCGAGAGCTTCCACGCCGCGGATCTCGCGACCGCGAGCGAGCGCGCGATCGCGCGCGCCGAGGCGGTCGAGGGGCGCGGGACACCGGCCCGCACCGCGACGGGCTACGACACGATCGTCCGTACGCTCGCCGCGTCGCTCGGTCGCGACGCGCTGCGCCTCGGCGCGCAGGTGCGCTGCGTGTCGTGGTCGCGCGGACGGGTCGGCGTCGCGCTCGACGGAGGCCCGCCGATCGGCGCGCGCGCCGCGGTGATCGCGGTGCCGATCGGCGTGCTCCGAGCGCGCGCGCTGGTGATCGATCCCGAGCCTCCGCGCGTCAGACGCGGGCTCGACGCGATCGAGCCGGGGCACGCGGTGAGGGTCACGCTCGCGCTGCGGCGACCGATCGGCGAGCTCGTGCAGCATCCCGACGCGACGTTCGTCTTCACCGACGACGACGCGCTGCCGGTGTGGTGGACCCCGCACCCGCTCGACGCGCCGCTCGTGGTGGGCTGGCGCGGCGGGCCCGCGGCGCGGGCGCTCCTCGCGGGCGGGCTCGACGTGCTCGAGGCGCGCGCGATCGTCGCGCTTCAGCGGATGCTCGGCACGACGGCGCGCGATGCGCGCGCGCTGGTCGAGCGGGTATGGGCGCACGACTGGTCGGGCGATCCCTTCGCGCTGGGCGCGTACTCGTTCGTGCGCGCCGGCGGAATCGACGCGGCGGACGCGATGGGCGGCGTGATCGACGGAACGATCGTGGTCGCGGGCGAGCACGTCGCGGGCGGGTCGATCGGCACGGTCGAGGGCGCGATCGCGAGCGGTCGGCGCGCGGCGGGCGAGCTGCTGCGCGCGCTCGGCGCCTCGGTCGAGGTGGCGCCGCGCGCGCCGTGA
- a CDS encoding sensor histidine kinase — MGLEQWVSSAAGALFLALGVLCLVRGARSPLAPPLAFLCITLFVYDVLEVARNFTDDPVWDFLDAGAAALVAPPTLYLVAAFVGKRRALRVPLVVATTYFVGLALVCVSAIVVPSLAWFAGSDAWALAMLGGMLPTFGVVPFLLAQHARRAGPEERARTQLFAVAFVLGVGGVTSDLAAIAGAVAPRVAAVGLLIGVLLLGALALRARVIERITGLAIVNAIALAGLAILGHLIVLEWLGDQTTLMVLGAVAVTLALLAALRPLVSTLTEERERTRHLATMGRLSAQMAHDLKNPLAAIKGAAQFLAEERRQGRSIDEQDAFVSLILEQAERLGRVVDEYQRLGRVEAVLAPVALERLAQEIATAQRAAARGEGIEVACDVRGEVGVTQADQDLLRAALENLVRNAREALVAAGRERGRVTIVVEGGEREIVLRVEDDGPGMDARTRERAFDDFYTTKATGSGLGLAYVARVAQAHGGRARIESEEGIGTSVELALPRVVTAPR, encoded by the coding sequence ATGGGGCTCGAGCAATGGGTCAGCAGCGCGGCGGGCGCGCTCTTCCTCGCGCTGGGCGTGCTGTGCCTCGTGCGCGGCGCGCGCAGCCCGCTCGCGCCGCCGCTCGCGTTCCTGTGCATCACGCTCTTCGTCTACGACGTCCTCGAGGTCGCGCGGAACTTCACCGACGATCCCGTCTGGGACTTCCTCGACGCCGGCGCGGCCGCGCTGGTCGCGCCTCCGACGCTCTATCTCGTCGCGGCGTTCGTCGGGAAGCGGCGCGCCCTCCGCGTCCCGCTCGTCGTCGCGACCACGTACTTCGTCGGCCTCGCGCTCGTCTGCGTCTCCGCCATCGTCGTGCCCTCGCTCGCGTGGTTCGCAGGGAGCGACGCGTGGGCGCTCGCGATGCTCGGCGGGATGCTGCCGACCTTCGGCGTGGTGCCGTTCCTGCTCGCGCAGCACGCGCGGCGCGCCGGCCCCGAGGAGCGCGCGCGCACCCAGCTCTTCGCGGTCGCGTTCGTGCTCGGCGTCGGCGGCGTCACCTCGGACCTCGCGGCGATCGCGGGCGCCGTCGCGCCGCGCGTCGCCGCCGTCGGGCTCCTGATCGGCGTGCTCCTGCTCGGCGCGCTCGCGCTGCGCGCGCGCGTCATCGAGCGCATCACGGGCCTCGCGATCGTCAACGCGATCGCGCTCGCGGGCCTGGCGATCCTCGGGCACCTCATCGTGCTCGAGTGGCTCGGCGATCAGACGACGCTGATGGTGCTCGGCGCCGTCGCGGTCACGCTCGCGCTGCTCGCCGCGCTGCGCCCGCTGGTCTCCACGCTGACCGAGGAGCGCGAGCGGACGCGTCACCTCGCGACGATGGGCCGCCTCTCCGCCCAGATGGCGCACGACCTCAAGAACCCGCTCGCCGCGATCAAGGGCGCCGCGCAGTTCCTCGCGGAAGAGCGGCGGCAGGGCCGCTCGATCGACGAGCAGGACGCGTTCGTCTCGCTGATCCTCGAGCAGGCCGAGCGCCTCGGGCGCGTGGTCGACGAGTACCAGCGGCTCGGGCGCGTCGAGGCGGTGCTCGCGCCGGTCGCGCTCGAGCGTCTCGCGCAGGAGATCGCGACCGCGCAGCGCGCCGCCGCGCGCGGGGAGGGCATCGAGGTCGCGTGCGACGTGCGCGGCGAGGTCGGCGTGACCCAGGCCGATCAGGACCTCCTGCGCGCCGCGCTCGAGAACCTCGTGCGCAACGCGCGCGAGGCGCTGGTCGCCGCAGGACGAGAGCGCGGGCGCGTGACGATCGTCGTCGAGGGCGGCGAGCGCGAGATCGTGCTGCGCGTCGAGGACGACGGACCGGGCATGGACGCGCGCACCCGCGAGCGCGCGTTCGACGACTTCTACACGACCAAGGCGACCGGCTCGGGGCTCGGTCTCGCGTACGTCGCGCGCGTGGCCCAGGCGCACGGCGGTCGCGCGCGCATCGAGAGCGAGGAAGGCATCGGCACGAGCGTCGAGCTCGCGCTGCCGCGCGTCGTCACGGCTCCACGCTGA